One genomic window of Brienomyrus brachyistius isolate T26 chromosome 16, BBRACH_0.4, whole genome shotgun sequence includes the following:
- the LOC125710284 gene encoding LOW QUALITY PROTEIN: gastrula zinc finger protein XlCGF7.1-like (The sequence of the model RefSeq protein was modified relative to this genomic sequence to represent the inferred CDS: inserted 1 base in 1 codon), with product TKELIQVKTHSCNECGTTFANRTHLARDQDTNLTENSYICHQCGKGFTTRFYLKKHQRVHSDEKLHICSECGQRFTVAYSLKVHMRFHSGEKPYQCAECDMRFYTRATFKNHLLNHSGERPNICGKCGKSFMDAASLGQHCHSERPYTCTECGKSFTRAIHLTVHKRIHSGEKPYTCTVCGKCFRQANCLTNHLWIHSGDKTYSXTFCGEGFTEVNYFKKYLMVHSGERPNCCEHWKIFFISNISKLT from the exons ACAAAAGAACTAATTCAAGTGAAAACACACAGTTGTAATGAATGTGGGACGACCTTTGCAAATCGGACCCATTTGGCAAGAGACCAAGACACTAATTTAACGGAAAATTCATACATTTGTCACCAGTGTGGAAAGGGATTCACAACCAGATTCTACTTAAAGAAACACCAGAGGGTTCACTCAGATGAAAAGCTCCACATTTGTTCTGAGTGCGGACAGAGGTTTACTGTAGCTTATTCCTTAAAAGTTCACATGAGATTCCATTCAGGTGAAAAACCGTATCAGTGTGCTGAGTGTGACATGAGGTTTTACACCCGAGCAACTTTTAAAAACCATCTGTTAAATCATTCTGGAGAAAGGCCAAATATCTGTGGCAAATGTGGGAAGAGTTTTATGGATGCTGCATCTTTAGGACAACACTGTCACTCTGAGAGACCTTACACTTGTACTGAATGTGGAAAGAGTTTTACTCGAGCAATTCACCTAACAGTGCACAAAAGGATTCATTCTGGTGAGAAACCATACACTTGTACAGTATGTGGTAAATGTTTTAGGCAGGCAAACTGCTTAACAAATCACTTGTGGATTCATTCTGGTGACAAAACATACA TGACCTTTTGTGGGGAAGGTTTTACAGAAGTAAACTACTTTAAAAAATACTTGATGGTACATTCAGGTGAAAGACCCAACTGCTGTGAACATTGGAAAATATTTTTCATCTCAAACATCTCAAAGTTGACCTGA